TGTCGCGGATCGCCTCGATCATCAGGCCTTTCGCGTCGTACGGCGTGGCCGGGCACACGACCTTGAGACCGGGCACGTGCGTGAATAGCGACGTGAGCATTTGCGAGTGCTGGGCCGCCGCGCGCAAACCGGCGCCGCACATCGTGCGAATCACGACCGGCGTGACGGCCTTGCCGCCGAACATATAGCGGAACTTCGCGGCCTGATTGAAGATCTGGTCGAAGCACACGCCCATGAAGTCGATGAACATCAGCTCCGCGACCGGCCGCATGCCGCACGCCGCCGCGCCCACCGCCGCGCCGATGAAGCCGCCCTCAGAAAGCGGCGTGTCCAGCACGCGCCCCGGAAACTTGCCGTACAGCCCCTTCGTCACGCCGAGCACGCCGCCCCACGCATCCTGCTCGCCGGGCGCGCCCGCGCCGCCCGCATTGTCCTCACCCATCACGATCACGCTCTCGTCGCGTGCCATTTCCTGCGCCAGTGCCTCGTTGATGGCTTGCGAATAAGTGATTTTCCGTGCCATTTTCGTCTCCTTGATCTGGAATCCTGATTAAATGCCGATGCGGTTCACGGATACGACACGTACACGTCGGTGAGCAGCGCCTCGGCGGGCGGCAGCGGCGCGGCCTTCGCCTTCGCCACCGCGTCGTCGATCAACTGTTTCACTTCGGCGTCGACCTTGCGCAATTCGTCGGTGCGCACGAGTTCGGCGCGCACCACGCGCTCTTCAAAGCGTTTGAGGCAATCCTTTTCGTCGCGCAGTTTCTGCACTTCGCCGGGCGCGCGATACGTTTGCGCGTCGCCTTCGAAATGGCCGAAATAGCGCGACAGTTTCATTTCGATGAGCGTCGGGCCGCCACCGCTGCGCGCGCGGGCGATGGCCTCGCCGAGCGCTTCATACGTGGCGAAAAAGTCGAAACCGTCGACGATCACGCCCGGCATGCCGAAACCGTTGGCGCGATCGGCGATGTTGTCGGCGGCCACCGACCACGTCGCGGCCGTCGCTTCGGCATAGCCGTTGTTTTCGGCCACGAAGATCACGGGCAGACGCCACACGGAAGCCAGATTCATCGACTCGAAAATCACGCCCTGATTCGACGCGCCGTCGCCGAAAAAGCACACGCCCACGCCGCCGGTCTTCTTTTGCTTCGCCGCGAGTGCCGCGCCGCAGGTGAGCGGCCCGCCCGCGCCGACAATGCCGTTCGCGCCCAGCATGCCCTTCGAGAGATCGGCGATATGCATCGAGCCGCCCTTGCCGCGGCACGACCCGGTGCTGCGCCCGTAGATCTCGGCCATCATCTCGTGCACGTCCACGCCCTTGGCGATGCAATGACCATGGCCGCGGTGCGTGGTGGCCACGTAGTCGCTGTCGTTCAAATGGCTCATCGTGCCGACCGCCGAGGCCTCCTCGCCCGCATAGAGATGCACGAAACCGGGAATCTCGCCGGTCGCGAATTCCGTGTGCAGACGCTCCTCGAATTCGCGGATCGTGCGCATCGAACGATACGCCTTGAGCAACTGCTCGGTGTTCAACTGCGTGTTGACTGACATGGTTGTCTCCTGGGTCGACCGCTGAGTGGGTTGCTGCGAAGTCAATCGGCTAATGAAAGGTGAAGCCGCCATCCACGTTCACGGATTGCCCCGTGACGTTGTCCATGGTCGCGAAGAACACGGCGAGCCGCCCCATGTCCTCCGGCGTTTGCGCCCGGCCTTGCGGAATCAGCGTGAGTTGATGGCGCTGCCACGACTCCTCGACGCTCTCGCCCGCGTTCTTCCATTCGTCGGAAAGCCGGTCCCACATATAGGTGCGCACGATGCCGGGACAAATCGCGTTGACGGTGATGCCCGCGCGCGCCACTTCCTTCGCGAGCGCATTGGTGAAGCCCACCACCGCGAATTTCGAGGCGCTGTAATGCGAGAGATTCGGGAAGCCCTCTTTGCCCGCGATCGACGCGACATTGATGATGCGGCCGCGTTGCTGCGCGAGCAGATGCGGCAGCGCGGCCTTGCAGCTGAGAAACGTGCCCTTGGCGTTCACGTCCATCACGAAGTCCCAGTCGCGCTCCGTTAGTTCGGACACCGATTGAATGGAGATCACGCCCGCGCAATTCACGAGAATGTCGAGGCCGCCCAACTCCGAGATCGCCTGCCGCACCATGCCTTCGAGTTGCACGGCCTGGGTGACGTCGACCTTGCAGATAGCCGCGCGCCGGCCAAGGGCGCGTACGTCTTCGGCGGTGGCCGCGAGCGGGTCTTCCAGCAAGTCGGCGACGAGCACGTCGGCGCCGGCCTGCGCGAGCGCGAGCGCAATGCCGCGGCCGATGCCGCGTGCGCCGCCGGTCACGATCGCGACCTGGTCCTTCAGAGGGCTATCCATTTGCGTGTCTCCTGGTTGGTGTTGGCGATCGACGCTCGTGCGCCTGTCACCCTCGCGCCGCCGCCTCGCGCAATAACTGATGCGAAGCCGCATAGCGCAGCGTGCGCGCGACATCGACGGTCAGCGGGCCATGCCAGTCGAGCGAGACCTCGTAGCGGTCGCCGCGCGCGGGTTCGATCTCGCGTTCGCCGTCGAAGGCGAGCGTGCCGTGTCCCGCTTCGAGCGGCAGCGCGACACCCTCTTCGAGCCGCTGGCAGGTGCGCATCGTGAGCCGCTCGATCCGGCCCGGCGCGATGGGCGCGAACAGCGGCACGCCTTCGCCCTGGCTCTCCGGCGATGCGAACGTCAGATGCAGCCCGTGCGCGGCGTCGCGGCTCACGGGGGCCCACGCGCCGCCGATCGAAGACAGGCCGATGCCGTCGGGCGGCGCGAAGGTCAGGAGCAACGATTCGATATCCGAACTATCCGAAATCGCACGCGCGCCGATGAACGGCTGGCGCGCCACGCAGATGTCGACGAGCGCGATTTCCTCGCGCCCGCGCGACGGTCCTTCGATACAGCGCGCGACGAGCCGCTTGTTGCGCACCAGCGCCGCCTCGGCGGGCACGGCGCCGGTTGCCACGAGCGCGCCCGCGAGACCCGCGACGGTGGCTTCGCGCAACTCGGGAAACGCGTTGTTGGTGCCCGTCGACAGCGCGAGCAGCGGGGTCGTACCGCAATGCGCCGCGACCGCGCGATGCGTGCCGTCGCCGCCCAGCACGGCGATCAGCGCGACTTCCTCGCGCACCATGAGGGCCACGCCGGTATGCGTGTCGGCGACGCTTTCGGTGATGGGCAGCTCGAGGAAATCGACGCGTGGCCAGCGTTCGTGCGCGGCCACGGCGGCGTGGGTTTCGATGGCGCGTAGCAGCAACGCGGCCACGCCGGTGTTGTCGCGCAGCGTGAGCACGCGTTCGACGCCCAGCGCGCCGAGGCCTGCGAGCAGGCGCACGACCATGTTCGCTTTTTCCGCGGTCGGGAACACGGAGGCATGCGAGGTGAGGCGGCGAATGTCGCGCCCCGACGCGGGGTTCGCGATTACACCGACGGTCACGGGCATCGTCACGAGGTTGTCTCCTGTCGGCAAAGCCGTCGGCGGGATTTGGCGCCTCAGCGCTTAGTCCCACCGCCTGTATTTCCCGCAAATTCTGCAAAGGTCATGCCAATCACGATGCGACTCGTCAGTGTTCGATGCGGTTTCGATGCAGGCGCTTGAGCGACGCGGCTTCGCGCGCCATCGTCGACACTCCGGCAGGAGCAGCAGCCACACCTCGACGTCTCGCACCGCGTCTCGCACGCCTCGCTCACGAGACACGCCTGAGATACTTTCGCAGCACGCAATAC
The Paraburkholderia acidisoli genome window above contains:
- a CDS encoding alpha-ketoacid dehydrogenase subunit beta is translated as MARKITYSQAINEALAQEMARDESVIVMGEDNAGGAGAPGEQDAWGGVLGVTKGLYGKFPGRVLDTPLSEGGFIGAAVGAAACGMRPVAELMFIDFMGVCFDQIFNQAAKFRYMFGGKAVTPVVIRTMCGAGLRAAAQHSQMLTSLFTHVPGLKVVCPATPYDAKGLMIEAIRDNDPVIFCEHKLLYTMEGDVPEESYSIPFGEANILRDGDDVTIVTYGRMVHYALDAAQKLAKDGIEADVIDLRTTSPLDEDTILESVARTGRVVVVDEANPRCSIATDIAALVAQKAFKSLKAPVGMVTAPHTPVPFAASLEDLYIPSADQIAAAARAARS
- a CDS encoding thiamine pyrophosphate-dependent dehydrogenase E1 component subunit alpha, encoding MSVNTQLNTEQLLKAYRSMRTIREFEERLHTEFATGEIPGFVHLYAGEEASAVGTMSHLNDSDYVATTHRGHGHCIAKGVDVHEMMAEIYGRSTGSCRGKGGSMHIADLSKGMLGANGIVGAGGPLTCGAALAAKQKKTGGVGVCFFGDGASNQGVIFESMNLASVWRLPVIFVAENNGYAEATAATWSVAADNIADRANGFGMPGVIVDGFDFFATYEALGEAIARARSGGGPTLIEMKLSRYFGHFEGDAQTYRAPGEVQKLRDEKDCLKRFEERVVRAELVRTDELRKVDAEVKQLIDDAVAKAKAAPLPPAEALLTDVYVSYP
- a CDS encoding SDR family NAD(P)-dependent oxidoreductase codes for the protein MDSPLKDQVAIVTGGARGIGRGIALALAQAGADVLVADLLEDPLAATAEDVRALGRRAAICKVDVTQAVQLEGMVRQAISELGGLDILVNCAGVISIQSVSELTERDWDFVMDVNAKGTFLSCKAALPHLLAQQRGRIINVASIAGKEGFPNLSHYSASKFAVVGFTNALAKEVARAGITVNAICPGIVRTYMWDRLSDEWKNAGESVEESWQRHQLTLIPQGRAQTPEDMGRLAVFFATMDNVTGQSVNVDGGFTFH
- a CDS encoding ATP-NAD kinase family protein, giving the protein MTMPVTVGVIANPASGRDIRRLTSHASVFPTAEKANMVVRLLAGLGALGVERVLTLRDNTGVAALLLRAIETHAAVAAHERWPRVDFLELPITESVADTHTGVALMVREEVALIAVLGGDGTHRAVAAHCGTTPLLALSTGTNNAFPELREATVAGLAGALVATGAVPAEAALVRNKRLVARCIEGPSRGREEIALVDICVARQPFIGARAISDSSDIESLLLTFAPPDGIGLSSIGGAWAPVSRDAAHGLHLTFASPESQGEGVPLFAPIAPGRIERLTMRTCQRLEEGVALPLEAGHGTLAFDGEREIEPARGDRYEVSLDWHGPLTVDVARTLRYAASHQLLREAAARG